A window of the Vigna angularis cultivar LongXiaoDou No.4 chromosome 3, ASM1680809v1, whole genome shotgun sequence genome harbors these coding sequences:
- the LOC108325669 gene encoding pollen-specific leucine-rich repeat extensin-like protein 3 encodes MSLNSFLSGSNPTTMPILKGSYSRETVHVAPPPIITNVKASDLLKQQLLSVPALAKVLGGTSSRSTARPQPAPPLRLHRFLDDFPSETPQKSTPQKAREAATVTNKDTETEKKYDGRIHSNPHKKNGPYTCPKCKGVFDTSQRFASHASSIHYKFESKGERKKRLTARYYKRNPRVEWVNGKPTIVWGNNKNSVVVPPPHPPPRVLPKTECVVEELLPPPGFGKPIPPPPGFGKPIPPLGFGKPILPPPGFGKPIPPPLGFEKPILPPPPGFGKPILPPPPAFGKPILPPPPGFGKPIPPPPGFENVNYGIPGFHLPFRFHQKLTGAVSKSNWTFNR; translated from the coding sequence ATGTCCCTTAACTCTTTTCTCTCAGGTTCCAACCCCACCACCATGCCCATTCTGAAAGGCTCCTATTCAAGAGAAACAGTTCACGTAGCACCACCACCCATTATCACCAACGTCAAAGCAAGTGACTTGCTCAAACAACAATTGCTCAGTGTGCCAGCATTAGCGAAGGTTCTCGGTGGCACTTCATCACGCAGCACGGCGAGGCCACAACCCGCACCACCGCTCAGGCTTCATCGTTTTCTCGACGATTTTCCCTCTGAAACTCCCCAGAAGAGTACTCCGCAGAAGGCAAGAGAAGCAGCGACGGTGACTAACAAGGATACTGAAACTGAGAAGAAGTACGATGGTCGAATCCATAGCAATCCGCACAAGAAGAATGGGCCGTACACGTGCCCAAAGTGTAAGGGCGTGTTTGATACTTCTCAGCGGTTCGCATCGCACGCGAGTTCGATTCACTACAAGTTTGAGTCGAAaggtgagagaaagaagaggtTGACGGCGAGATACTATAAGAGAAATCCCCGTGTTGAATGGGTAAATGGTAAACCTACCATTGTTTGGGGAAATAACAAGAACAGTGTCGTTGTTCCTCCTCCTCATCCTCCACCTAGGGTTCTTCCAAAAACTGAGTGTGTTGTTGAGgagcttcttcctcctcctgGATTTGGAAAACCGATTCCTCCTCCTCCTGGATTTGGAAAACCGATTCCTCCTCTTGGATTTGGAAAACCGATTCTTCCTCCTCCTGGATTTGGAAAACCGATTCCTCCCCCTCTTGGATTTGAAAAACCGATTCTTCCTCCTCCGCCTGGATTTGGAAAACCcattcttcctcctcctcctgcaTTTGGAAAACCgattcttcctcctcctcctggATTTGGAAAACCTATTCCTCCTCCTCCTGGATTTGAGAATGTAAATTATGGTATACCTGGGTTTCATCTTCCTTTTCGATTTCATCAGAAATTAACTGGTGCAGTGTCCAAATCAAACTGGACATTCAATAGATGA
- the LOC108324849 gene encoding uncharacterized protein LOC108324849, whose product MANNFSTTLFPLSASNAVQKSEALTVKGMSQLGLSQRVKSLRKISLATKRRAVMFHGTEKGKGKEVLRAHFSDLSPTSLDVDGGDTESILRKSQIVREKLENAVCNTRIEENNKKAKEMLQAKLLSAFASESDAAVGETSSTPQRGSFLNHFAYPFPNRSSAHFSQTDTEVDKSIILCATPLRVCLPGESVYGGQKARNGSVGEAVEDVCCSRGDESEYDGRMHSNPYKKNGPYTCPKCGCVFETSQRFAAHVSSRHYRYETKSERKKRMMAKIRRRSLRLEWENGALSVVADDGSRRNSSVFAPAEVKIETESVVRLQLAPPPGWPKITEAAGAVRIKLEPLDN is encoded by the coding sequence ATGGCCAACAACTTTAGCACCACCCTCTTCCCTCTCTCGGCTTCAAACGCAGTCCAAAAGAGCGAAGCTTTAACGGTGAAAGGAATGAGCCAGCTTGGGTTGAGCCAAAGGGTCAAGAGTCTCAGAAAAATCTCATTGGCCACGAAAAGAAGAGCAGTGATGTTTCATGGCACTGAAAAAGGGAAGGGCAAAGAGGTTCTGAGGGCTCACTTTTCGGATCTGTCACCAACTTCACTAGATGTTGATGGTGGCGACACTGAGAGCATCTTAAGAAAGAGTCAGATAGTGAGAGAAAAACTGGAAAATGCAGTTTGCAACACTCGCATTGAGGAGAATAATAAGAAAGCCAAGGAAATGCTGCAAGCCAAACTTCTCTCTGCATTCGCTTCTGAAAGTGATGCCGCTGTTGGTGAAACTTCCTCAACACCCCAAAGGGGAAGTTTTTTGAACCATTTTGCTTATCCCTTTCCGAACCGTAGCAGTGCCCATTTTTCGCAGACAGACACAGAGGTTGACAAAAGCATCATCCTTTGTGCAACTCCATTGAGGGTTTGTTTGCCCGGCGAAAGCGTTTATGGGGGGCAGAAGGCGAGAAACGGCAGCGTGGGTGAAGCGGTTGAGGATGTTTGTTGTAGCAGGGGCGATGAGAGCGAATACGACGGTCGGATGCACAGCAATCCGTACAAGAAGAACGGCCCGTACACGTGTCCGAAGTGCGGGTGCGTGTTTGAGACGTCGCAGCGGTTTGCGGCGCACGTGAGTTCGAGGCACTACAGGTACGAGACGAAGAgtgagaggaagaagagaatgaTGGCGAAAATCCGAAGGAGGAGTCTGCGTCTTGAATGGGAAAACGGTGCACTGAGTGTTGTTGCTGACGATGGTTCTAGAAGAAATAGCAGTGTCTTTGCTCCTGCTGAAGTGAAGATTGAAACTGAGAGTGTTGTGAGGCTTCAGCTTGCTCCTCCTCCTGGATGGCCAAAAATAACTGAAGCTGCTGGAGCTGTCAGAATAAAATTGGAGCCATTAGACAATTGA